A window of Metabacillus sp. B2-18 contains these coding sequences:
- the mraY gene encoding phospho-N-acetylmuramoyl-pentapeptide-transferase: MLEQVILFTIVMGFLISVLLSPIIIPFLRRLKFGQSIREEGPKSHQKKSGTPTMGGVMIIISIIITTIVMTGKFSQLSVEMYLLLFVTFGYGLLGFLDDFIKVVMKRNLGLTSRQKLLGQVIIAIIFYLVFTQYGFSTEIGIPGTTFSLDLGWGYIILVVFMLVGGSNAVNLTDGLDGLLSGTAAIAFGAFAVLAWNQSQYDVAIFSVAVVGAVLGFLVFNAHPAKVFMGDTGSLALGGAIVTIAILTKLEILLVLIGGVFVIETLSVIIQVISFKTTGKRVFKMSPLHHHYELVGWSEWRVVVTFWTIGLIFAVLGIYIEVWL, translated from the coding sequence ATGTTAGAGCAAGTAATTTTATTTACAATCGTTATGGGATTCTTAATCAGTGTATTACTTTCCCCAATCATTATTCCGTTTTTAAGAAGGCTGAAGTTTGGTCAAAGTATTAGAGAAGAAGGACCTAAATCTCATCAAAAAAAATCGGGTACCCCAACAATGGGTGGTGTAATGATCATTATTTCGATCATTATTACAACGATTGTTATGACAGGGAAATTTTCACAACTTAGTGTTGAGATGTATTTATTGTTGTTTGTAACATTCGGATACGGTTTGTTAGGGTTTTTGGATGATTTTATCAAGGTTGTTATGAAACGAAATCTTGGTTTAACTTCAAGACAAAAACTTCTTGGGCAAGTGATTATTGCTATTATATTTTACCTTGTCTTCACACAGTATGGCTTTTCAACAGAAATAGGGATACCTGGAACAACTTTTTCTTTAGACCTTGGTTGGGGCTATATTATTCTCGTTGTATTTATGTTAGTGGGAGGATCAAATGCAGTAAACTTAACAGATGGTTTAGATGGGTTGTTATCAGGTACTGCTGCTATCGCTTTTGGGGCATTTGCTGTTTTGGCTTGGAATCAATCGCAATACGATGTTGCCATTTTTTCGGTAGCTGTTGTTGGAGCTGTCCTCGGGTTTTTAGTGTTTAATGCACATCCTGCAAAAGTATTTATGGGAGACACAGGTTCACTAGCACTTGGAGGTGCCATTGTAACAATAGCGATTTTAACAAAGCTTGAAATTTTATTAGTTTTAATTGGCGGAGTTTTCGTCATTGAGACTTTATCAGTTATTATTCAAGTTATTTCTTTTAAAACAACTGGGAAGAGAGTATTTAAGATGAGTCCTCTTCATCATCACTATGAATTAGTAGGGTGGTCAGAGTGGAGAGTTGTTGTTACTTTTTGGACGATTGGTTTAATTTTTGCAGTACTTGGAATTTATATTGAGGTGTGGTTGTAA
- the murD gene encoding UDP-N-acetylmuramoyl-L-alanine--D-glutamate ligase: protein MKNINDYLHKNVLVIGLAKSGLAAAKLLHKLGAAVTVNDLKATDEDPVVKELKNNGINVVGGGHPLSLLEDLTIDVIVKNPGIPYSNPLLVLAKEKNIPIITEVELAYKISEADIIAITGSNGKTTTTTLIFEMLNEDGKQPLIAGNIGTVACEVAQKATKENVIVMELSSFQLLGTIDFKPSIAMILNIFDAHLDYHGTKEEYVYAKGKIYENQAEEDVSIVNLNDKEVCECSERSTAQKLFFSTTEVIDNGVYILDESIFYKGEKIVSLKDIVLPGEHNLENILAAIAAVKLRGVSNESIYKVLTTFNGVKHRLQYVDTIRERRFYNDSKATNILATSKALSAFKTPTILLAGGLDRGNEFDELKPFLHHVKAMILFGETAPKLERIARESGIEQIKRVDNVEKAVLTAFNVSEKEDVILLSPACASWDQYKTFEERGDIFIQAVHKLN from the coding sequence TTGAAAAACATTAATGATTACTTACATAAAAATGTATTGGTAATAGGATTGGCAAAAAGCGGCTTAGCGGCCGCTAAATTGTTACACAAGCTTGGGGCAGCAGTAACTGTAAATGATTTAAAGGCGACTGATGAAGACCCAGTTGTAAAAGAATTGAAAAACAATGGAATTAATGTTGTTGGTGGAGGACACCCTCTATCTTTACTAGAGGATCTTACAATCGACGTTATTGTGAAAAACCCAGGGATTCCATACTCTAATCCTCTTTTAGTTCTTGCCAAGGAAAAGAATATTCCTATCATCACGGAAGTTGAACTTGCTTATAAGATTTCAGAGGCGGACATTATCGCAATAACCGGTTCAAACGGTAAAACAACAACAACAACCCTTATCTTTGAAATGTTAAATGAGGACGGAAAACAACCTTTAATTGCAGGTAATATTGGCACTGTAGCTTGCGAAGTTGCTCAAAAAGCCACAAAAGAAAATGTCATTGTTATGGAATTATCATCGTTTCAACTTCTTGGAACAATTGATTTTAAACCATCCATTGCCATGATATTAAATATTTTTGATGCCCATTTAGATTACCATGGCACCAAAGAAGAATACGTTTATGCTAAGGGGAAGATCTATGAAAACCAAGCTGAGGAAGATGTGTCGATTGTAAACTTAAATGATAAAGAAGTTTGTGAATGCTCTGAAAGATCAACGGCACAAAAATTATTTTTCTCAACTACAGAAGTTATAGATAATGGAGTTTACATCTTAGATGAATCAATCTTTTATAAAGGTGAGAAGATTGTTTCCTTAAAAGATATCGTACTGCCGGGAGAACATAATTTAGAAAATATTCTGGCTGCTATAGCTGCTGTCAAGCTAAGAGGAGTTTCTAACGAATCTATTTACAAGGTTTTAACCACTTTTAACGGCGTTAAACATAGGTTGCAATATGTAGATACTATTCGGGAGCGTCGTTTTTATAACGATTCAAAAGCAACAAATATATTAGCAACAAGTAAAGCGCTTAGTGCATTTAAAACACCTACCATCTTATTGGCAGGAGGCCTTGATAGAGGTAACGAATTCGATGAATTAAAGCCATTTTTACATCATGTAAAGGCTATGATTTTATTTGGGGAAACTGCACCTAAGCTTGAAAGAATTGCCAGAGAAAGTGGAATAGAACAAATTAAACGTGTCGATAATGTAGAAAAAGCAGTATTGACGGCGTTTAATGTTTCCGAAAAAGAAGATGTGATCTTATTGTCACCAGCATGCGCAAGTTGGGATCAATATAAAACTTTTGAGGAAAGAGGAGACATTTTTATTCAAGCCGTGCATAAGCTTAACTAA
- the spoVE gene encoding stage V sporulation protein E — MLQPLINLIQGCSALTAKRSTPDFILVILTLLLLTIGLIMVYSASAVWATYKFDDSFFFAKRQLLFAGVGVIAMFFIMNVDYWTWRTWSKMLIIICFFLLIAVLIPGIGMERNGSRSWIGVGAFSIQPSEFMKLAMIAFLAKFLSENQKKITSFKKGLVPSLGLVFTAFGIIMLQPDLGTGTVMVGTCIVMIFVSGARVVHFAWLGLLGVAGFVALVLSAPYRIKRITSFLDPWEDPLGSGFQIIQSLYAIGPGGLFGQGLGQSRQKFFYLPEPQTDFIFAILAEELGFIGGSLVILLFGLLLWRGVRIALGAPDLYGSFLAIGIITMVAIQVMINIGVVTGLMPVTGITLPFLSYGGSSLTLMLMAMGVLLNVSRYSKY; from the coding sequence ATGCTACAGCCCTTAATAAATTTGATACAGGGGTGTTCGGCGTTGACAGCAAAAAGGTCTACACCAGATTTTATATTGGTTATTCTAACATTACTTCTTTTAACAATTGGACTAATCATGGTATATAGTGCAAGTGCAGTTTGGGCAACATATAAGTTTGATGATTCCTTCTTTTTTGCGAAGCGCCAATTGTTATTTGCAGGTGTTGGTGTTATAGCCATGTTTTTTATTATGAACGTTGACTATTGGACATGGCGGACATGGTCAAAAATGTTAATTATCATTTGTTTTTTTCTTTTAATTGCAGTATTAATACCCGGCATAGGGATGGAGCGTAATGGTTCTCGAAGTTGGATTGGTGTTGGTGCATTTTCGATACAGCCATCAGAGTTTATGAAATTGGCGATGATTGCTTTCTTAGCGAAGTTTTTATCTGAAAATCAAAAGAAAATTACCTCGTTTAAAAAAGGATTAGTCCCTTCTCTTGGACTCGTTTTCACTGCATTTGGGATCATTATGCTTCAGCCTGACTTAGGAACAGGGACAGTTATGGTAGGGACATGTATCGTGATGATATTTGTTTCGGGAGCTAGAGTGGTGCATTTTGCTTGGCTGGGTCTTTTAGGTGTTGCGGGATTTGTTGCTCTTGTTCTTTCAGCACCATACAGAATTAAAAGGATTACATCATTTTTGGATCCATGGGAAGATCCACTAGGCAGTGGGTTCCAAATCATTCAATCTTTGTATGCGATTGGTCCTGGAGGTCTTTTTGGTCAAGGGTTAGGACAAAGCAGGCAGAAATTCTTTTATTTACCTGAGCCCCAAACTGACTTCATTTTTGCCATTTTAGCTGAAGAGCTTGGTTTTATTGGTGGGTCATTAGTTATATTATTGTTTGGTTTACTTTTATGGAGAGGGGTACGAATTGCGTTAGGAGCCCCTGATTTATATGGTAGCTTCTTGGCCATTGGAATTATTACAATGGTAGCTATTCAGGTTATGATTAACATTGGTGTTGTAACCGGACTAATGCCTGTAACAGGTATTACTCTTCCATTCTTAAGTTATGGAGGATCTTCCCTTACACTAATGCTAATGGCAATGGGTGTCTTATTAAATGTGAGCAGATACTCAAAGTATTAG
- the murG gene encoding undecaprenyldiphospho-muramoylpentapeptide beta-N-acetylglucosaminyltransferase, with the protein MKVVVSGGGTGGHIYPALALINEIKKHHSDVEFLYIGTENGLEQNIVNRANIPFKSVEISGFKRKISIENVKTVTRFLKAVSVSKKYLKEFNADVVIGTGGYVCGPVVYAAAKMKIPTVIHEQNSLPGITNKFLSRYVNKVAICFEEARKHFPADKVVLTGNPRASEVLGQDADKGRHSVGLIKDKKTVLIFGGSRGAKAINDAVLEMIPSLAEKPYQIVYVTGEVHYEKVMNEVKKGNSSENLIIKPFIHNMPEVLAAVDLIVSRAGATSLAEITALGLPSILIPSPYVTANHQEVNARSLSDHHAAIMLKEQELNGDKLLTEIDGVLLNEFKLKEMKQASKKLGIPDAALRLYSVLKELSK; encoded by the coding sequence ATGAAAGTAGTTGTAAGTGGTGGCGGAACTGGTGGTCATATCTATCCAGCACTGGCTTTAATAAATGAAATTAAAAAACATCATTCAGATGTAGAATTTCTATATATTGGTACAGAAAATGGACTTGAGCAAAATATTGTAAACAGAGCCAACATACCATTTAAATCTGTAGAAATATCCGGATTTAAAAGAAAGATCTCCATTGAAAATGTGAAAACTGTTACGAGATTTCTTAAAGCAGTTTCTGTTAGTAAAAAATATTTAAAAGAGTTTAATGCAGATGTTGTTATTGGAACAGGAGGATATGTTTGTGGACCTGTTGTTTATGCGGCGGCTAAAATGAAGATTCCAACAGTTATTCATGAACAAAATAGTTTACCTGGCATAACAAATAAGTTTTTGTCTCGATATGTTAACAAAGTCGCCATCTGTTTTGAAGAAGCGAGAAAACATTTTCCTGCAGATAAAGTTGTATTAACCGGTAATCCACGTGCTTCAGAGGTGCTGGGTCAAGATGCAGATAAAGGGAGACATTCAGTCGGTTTGATTAAAGACAAAAAGACAGTGCTGATTTTCGGGGGAAGCAGGGGAGCTAAAGCTATTAATGATGCTGTTTTAGAAATGATTCCATCTCTTGCTGAAAAGCCATATCAAATTGTTTATGTCACTGGTGAAGTACATTATGAAAAAGTAATGAATGAAGTAAAAAAAGGAAACAGTTCTGAGAACTTGATCATAAAACCATTTATACACAATATGCCGGAAGTATTAGCGGCAGTGGACTTAATTGTATCGAGAGCCGGAGCTACCTCTCTTGCAGAAATTACAGCATTGGGGTTGCCTAGTATATTAATTCCAAGCCCTTATGTAACGGCTAATCATCAAGAAGTAAACGCAAGATCGTTAAGTGATCATCATGCAGCAATTATGCTAAAGGAGCAAGAATTGAATGGTGATAAATTACTTACGGAAATTGACGGAGTCTTACTTAATGAATTTAAATTGAAAGAAATGAAGCAGGCATCAAAGAAATTAGGTATTCCTGATGCTGCATTAAGACTTTATTCAGTCCTAAAGGAACTTTCTAAGTAA
- the murB gene encoding UDP-N-acetylmuramate dehydrogenase has protein sequence MTTLYEALTTAEIGKVLVDEPLAKHTTIRIGGPADILLEPRDSESLSKAIKIIKEYGAKWTVVGRGSNLLVSDKGIEGVVVKLGAGIDHFELDEDVLTVGGGYSIVKLATLISRKGLSGLEFASGIPGSIGGAVYMNAGAHGSDMSKILLKALVLFEDGTMEWLTNEEMEFSYRTSILQTKRPGICIEAVLQLKKGEKEEIVAIMQKNKDYRRETQPWNYPCAGSIFRNPLPSYAGQLVEAAGLKGYQIGGAKVSEMHGNFIVNAGGATAQDVLDLIKYIKETILEKYDVTMETEVEIIGRK, from the coding sequence ATGACTACGTTATATGAGGCATTAACAACTGCAGAAATTGGGAAAGTTCTTGTAGATGAACCTTTAGCAAAGCATACAACAATAAGGATAGGTGGCCCTGCAGATATTCTATTGGAACCTAGAGACAGTGAAAGCCTGAGCAAGGCGATAAAAATAATAAAAGAATATGGAGCTAAATGGACAGTGGTAGGAAGGGGCTCTAACCTTCTAGTTTCAGATAAAGGAATAGAAGGGGTCGTAGTAAAGCTTGGAGCTGGAATCGATCACTTTGAGTTAGATGAAGATGTATTAACCGTTGGCGGGGGATATTCCATTGTAAAGCTTGCAACACTCATTAGTAGGAAGGGTTTATCAGGTTTGGAATTTGCCAGTGGTATTCCTGGTTCAATAGGTGGAGCTGTTTATATGAATGCAGGGGCACATGGGTCAGACATGTCAAAAATTCTTTTGAAAGCTCTAGTGTTATTTGAAGATGGAACGATGGAATGGCTGACAAATGAAGAAATGGAGTTTTCTTATCGAACTTCAATTCTTCAGACGAAAAGACCAGGTATATGTATAGAAGCAGTTCTACAACTTAAAAAGGGTGAAAAAGAAGAAATTGTTGCGATCATGCAAAAGAACAAAGATTACAGAAGAGAAACACAGCCTTGGAATTATCCTTGCGCAGGGAGTATCTTCAGGAACCCACTTCCTAGTTATGCAGGTCAATTAGTTGAAGCAGCGGGTCTAAAAGGATATCAAATCGGTGGTGCTAAAGTTTCAGAAATGCATGGTAATTTTATTGTTAATGCTGGAGGAGCAACTGCTCAAGATGTATTGGATTTAATAAAATATATTAAAGAAACGATTCTTGAGAAGTATGATGTGACAATGGAAACTGAAGTTGAAATAATAGGTCGGAAATAG
- a CDS encoding cell division protein FtsQ/DivIB: MEKKVVSLEDRIPKLQQQRKQKTNRRLISFLSIFFLLILLVIYFQSPLSKVSSITVKGNVHVESEKIIEMSKITTSNGFWNINTTKTSQLIEDHLQIKQATVEKKFPNHIVLQVDEYDSIAYLEENGVFKPILENGQVLKDRTVKVPADAPVLINWKQEKDVNEMINELKKLSPSILNSISEIHHAPNKTDPWLVHLYMNDGYEVMASVRTFSKKMNTYTKIVSQLDENSKGIIHLEVGSYFESYTPIESKEEGDEAQDETEG; encoded by the coding sequence TTGGAGAAAAAGGTTGTTTCGTTAGAAGACCGCATACCAAAACTACAGCAGCAGCGAAAACAGAAGACTAATCGAAGACTTATTTCATTCCTTTCAATCTTTTTTCTATTAATTTTACTTGTTATCTATTTTCAGTCTCCCTTAAGTAAAGTCTCAAGTATAACAGTAAAAGGAAATGTACATGTTGAGTCGGAAAAGATCATTGAAATGAGTAAAATTACAACTTCTAATGGGTTTTGGAATATCAATACAACAAAGACTAGTCAGTTGATTGAGGACCATTTACAAATAAAACAAGCCACTGTGGAAAAAAAGTTTCCTAACCATATTGTCTTGCAGGTTGATGAGTATGACAGTATTGCTTATCTGGAAGAGAATGGTGTATTTAAGCCGATTCTAGAAAATGGACAAGTTCTGAAGGACCGTACTGTGAAAGTACCGGCAGATGCACCAGTCCTGATAAACTGGAAACAAGAGAAAGATGTTAATGAGATGATAAATGAGTTGAAAAAATTATCTCCCAGTATCTTAAACTCAATTTCAGAAATTCATCATGCTCCTAATAAAACAGATCCTTGGTTAGTTCATCTTTATATGAATGATGGTTATGAAGTAATGGCATCTGTTCGTACATTCTCAAAGAAAATGAATACTTACACTAAAATTGTAAGTCAGCTGGACGAGAACAGTAAAGGAATCATTCATCTGGAAGTAGGCTCTTATTTTGAATCTTATACACCAATAGAGTCTAAGGAAGAGGGGGATGAAGCTCAAGATGAAACTGAGGGGTAG
- a CDS encoding DUF881 domain-containing protein codes for MRGSYVIFSLILLVAGFLFSYSYQLTKESNRNQEITTEQWDKEYEIRSQLISKEEINRDLQKELFKKQEEVKEIEESLKDEKQVYYNLVEDVEKYRMYVGDIAVQGKGIQVTLEDSSYVPEGENVNNYIVHESHLFSVINELYISGADAISINGQRLSSHSYIYCNGPVVTVDGNQFPAPFVISAIGDPNVLLPALNITGGIVDQLSYDNVVVTLEKLENIKMEPLLQEKKASS; via the coding sequence CTGAGGGGTAGTTATGTGATTTTTTCTCTCATTCTCTTAGTTGCAGGTTTTCTGTTTTCATATTCTTATCAGCTGACAAAGGAAAGTAATCGAAACCAAGAGATAACAACCGAACAATGGGATAAAGAATATGAAATTAGGTCACAACTTATTTCAAAAGAAGAAATAAACCGAGATCTCCAAAAAGAACTTTTTAAAAAACAAGAAGAAGTGAAAGAAATTGAAGAATCTCTAAAGGATGAAAAACAGGTGTACTACAATCTTGTAGAAGATGTTGAAAAGTATCGCATGTATGTTGGTGATATAGCAGTTCAAGGTAAAGGGATACAAGTAACATTAGAAGATTCCTCTTACGTCCCTGAAGGAGAAAATGTAAACAATTATATTGTGCATGAGAGTCATTTGTTTAGTGTTATTAATGAACTTTATATCTCGGGAGCAGATGCTATCTCAATTAACGGTCAAAGGTTATCAAGTCATTCGTATATATATTGCAATGGACCAGTTGTGACAGTTGATGGAAATCAGTTCCCTGCACCTTTTGTTATATCTGCGATTGGGGACCCAAATGTTTTATTACCTGCATTAAATATTACTGGTGGAATTGTAGATCAGCTTTCCTATGATAATGTTGTGGTAACTTTAGAAAAACTAGAAAATATTAAGATGGAGCCACTTCTACAAGAAAAAAAAGCTTCATCATAG
- a CDS encoding DUF881 domain-containing protein produces the protein MKQKSWKKGLSFALLTMIFGLMLGIQFQTIKEPVERDTRDMWQLREDLKKEQQLQAELLNEIRKYDEIIESYKKQENSNPETALKETLAVLKEEVGLTEISGEGITITIDRLFSEELLGVEIQNISPELLKRLINELNSYGAKEISIEGRRVINSTVIRDINGQTKMDNFSLNSFPIKINVISDNVDKLYNRMNASNTDEDFAIDNLKLTISDPIEQLTIPPYEDPIRVRNMKPVESSEKGGE, from the coding sequence GTGAAACAAAAAAGTTGGAAAAAGGGTCTTAGTTTTGCTTTGCTAACAATGATCTTTGGTTTAATGCTTGGAATTCAGTTTCAAACAATTAAAGAACCAGTGGAAAGAGATACGCGTGATATGTGGCAACTTAGGGAAGATTTAAAAAAAGAGCAACAACTTCAAGCGGAGCTTCTTAATGAGATACGAAAATATGATGAAATTATTGAGTCTTATAAGAAGCAAGAAAATTCGAATCCAGAAACAGCCTTAAAAGAGACCTTGGCAGTTTTAAAGGAAGAAGTTGGTTTAACCGAAATTTCTGGAGAGGGCATAACAATTACAATTGATCGATTGTTTTCAGAAGAATTACTTGGAGTTGAAATACAAAATATTTCACCAGAGCTTTTAAAACGGTTAATTAATGAACTCAATTCTTATGGAGCGAAAGAAATCTCAATAGAAGGCAGAAGGGTTATTAATTCGACTGTCATAAGAGATATCAATGGTCAGACCAAGATGGATAATTTTAGCTTAAACAGTTTTCCTATTAAGATAAACGTCATTTCAGATAATGTGGACAAGCTTTATAACAGAATGAATGCTTCGAATACTGATGAAGATTTTGCTATAGATAATCTTAAGTTAACGATATCAGACCCAATTGAACAGTTAACGATTCCTCCTTATGAAGATCCAATTCGAGTTCGGAATATGAAACCTGTAGAATCATCAGAAAAAGGGGGAGAATAA
- a CDS encoding small basic family protein: MWLPILGLILGVFLGLVSELRIPPEYSNYLSIAILAALDTLLGGIRAHLQDIYDEMVFVSGFFFNIILAASLAFLGVHLGVDLYLVAMFAFGVRLFQNIAVIRRILITKWSNSREKMKKIE, encoded by the coding sequence ATGTGGCTGCCAATTTTAGGACTAATTCTCGGTGTCTTTTTAGGTCTAGTATCGGAGTTGCGTATTCCCCCTGAGTATTCCAACTATTTATCAATTGCAATTTTAGCAGCACTTGATACACTGTTAGGAGGAATTCGTGCACATCTTCAGGATATCTATGATGAAATGGTGTTCGTTTCTGGATTTTTCTTTAACATCATTTTAGCTGCAAGTTTAGCTTTTCTAGGTGTCCATCTTGGTGTAGACTTGTATTTAGTAGCAATGTTTGCCTTTGGAGTAAGGCTATTTCAAAATATAGCAGTAATAAGAAGGATTCTTATTACGAAATGGTCAAATTCTAGGGAAAAAATGAAAAAAATTGAATAA
- the ftsA gene encoding cell division protein FtsA, giving the protein MNSNELFVSLDIGTSSVKVIIGEMTNDALNIIGVGNVKSEGLRKGSIVDIDETVHSIKKAVEQAERMVGISLTRVVVGVTGNHVQLQDCHGVVAVSSENREISNEDVRRVIEAAQVISIPPEREIIDVIPRQFIVDGLDEINDPRGMLGVRLEMEGTIITGSKTILHNLLRCVERAGLEITDICLQPLAAGSVALSKDEKNLGVALVEIGGGSTTIAVFEQNHLIASTVLPVGGEHITKDLSIGLRTTTDEAERIKLKYGHAFYDHASEDEIFEAAVIGSDQKRTFNQLEVADIIEARLEELYELILHELRRLGIGELPGGFVLTGGTVRMPGVLELGQVVLQNSVRIASPDYIGVREPQYMTGVGLIQFAYKNAKIQGRKIGSNVTVDAVEVAATKEPQQQRTKPQQQQEDKKVNKVKKFFGYFFE; this is encoded by the coding sequence ATGAACAGCAATGAACTATTTGTAAGTCTTGACATCGGTACATCCAGTGTTAAAGTAATTATTGGTGAAATGACGAATGATGCTTTAAACATTATTGGTGTAGGTAATGTAAAATCAGAAGGATTAAGAAAAGGGTCTATAGTTGATATAGACGAAACAGTTCATTCTATAAAAAAAGCGGTTGAGCAGGCCGAGAGAATGGTTGGAATCTCCTTAACGAGAGTGGTAGTAGGTGTTACAGGAAATCATGTACAATTACAGGATTGCCACGGAGTTGTAGCTGTTTCGAGTGAGAATAGAGAAATATCAAATGAAGATGTAAGACGAGTTATTGAAGCTGCTCAAGTGATCTCAATTCCACCTGAACGAGAAATAATCGATGTTATTCCAAGACAATTTATTGTAGATGGACTAGATGAAATCAATGATCCAAGAGGAATGCTTGGGGTTCGTTTGGAAATGGAAGGTACCATTATTACTGGATCTAAAACGATCTTACATAATTTATTGCGTTGTGTAGAGCGTGCAGGCCTTGAAATAACTGATATCTGTTTACAACCTCTAGCTGCAGGATCTGTTGCATTATCAAAAGATGAGAAAAACCTGGGTGTTGCACTAGTTGAAATCGGTGGGGGATCCACTACAATTGCAGTGTTTGAACAAAATCACCTGATTGCATCGACTGTCTTGCCTGTCGGTGGTGAGCACATTACGAAAGATTTGTCTATAGGTCTTCGTACAACTACCGATGAAGCGGAACGTATAAAGCTAAAATATGGACATGCCTTTTATGATCATGCTTCAGAGGATGAAATTTTTGAAGCAGCAGTTATTGGATCAGATCAGAAAAGAACTTTTAACCAATTAGAAGTTGCGGACATTATTGAAGCTCGTTTAGAAGAGTTATATGAGCTTATCTTACATGAGCTAAGAAGATTAGGAATTGGAGAATTACCTGGCGGCTTTGTTCTAACCGGGGGTACAGTTAGAATGCCCGGAGTACTTGAATTAGGACAAGTTGTTCTTCAGAATAGTGTAAGAATTGCAAGTCCGGATTATATTGGTGTCAGAGAACCTCAATATATGACGGGTGTAGGCTTGATTCAATTTGCATATAAGAATGCGAAAATTCAAGGTAGAAAAATAGGTTCAAACGTTACTGTTGATGCTGTAGAAGTAGCAGCAACAAAGGAACCGCAACAGCAGCGTACAAAACCTCAGCAACAACAAGAAGATAAAAAGGTAAATAAAGTGAAGAAATTTTTTGGCTACTTCTTTGAATAG
- the ftsZ gene encoding cell division protein FtsZ encodes MLEFDTNIDGLATIKVIGVGGGGNNAVNRMIEHGVQGVEFIAVNTDAQALNLSKAEVKMQIGSKLTRGLGAGANPEVGKKAAEESREQIEEALRGADMVFVTAGMGGGTGTGAAPVIAQIAKDLGALTVGVVTRPFTFEGRKRQMQAAGGISSMKESVDTLIVIPNDRLLEIVDKNTPMLEAFREADNVLRQGVQGISDLIATPGLINLDFADVKTIMSNRGSALMGIGVATGENRAAEAAKKAISSPLLEKSIDGAQGVLMNITGGMNLSLYEVQEAADIVATASDQDVNMIFGSVINENLKDEIIVTVIATGFTEQEISPLKQPNTRQFNNGNTLTKVPPKRESHREEPVQEAPTRTNTQQPEETLDIPTFLRNRNKRR; translated from the coding sequence ATGTTGGAGTTTGATACGAATATTGACGGCTTGGCTACCATCAAAGTAATTGGAGTTGGTGGCGGTGGTAATAACGCTGTTAATCGAATGATAGAGCACGGTGTACAAGGTGTAGAATTTATTGCAGTTAACACGGATGCACAAGCATTAAACTTATCTAAAGCAGAAGTGAAGATGCAGATTGGATCGAAGCTTACAAGAGGACTAGGTGCTGGTGCTAACCCTGAAGTAGGGAAAAAAGCTGCTGAAGAAAGCAGAGAGCAAATTGAAGAAGCTTTAAGAGGAGCTGACATGGTATTCGTTACAGCTGGAATGGGCGGCGGAACTGGAACTGGAGCAGCACCTGTTATTGCACAAATTGCTAAAGATTTAGGTGCTCTTACAGTCGGTGTTGTTACTAGACCGTTTACATTTGAAGGACGTAAACGTCAAATGCAAGCAGCTGGCGGTATTTCTTCAATGAAAGAGTCAGTGGATACACTTATTGTGATTCCAAATGACCGTTTACTTGAAATTGTTGATAAAAATACACCTATGCTTGAAGCGTTTAGAGAAGCAGATAATGTTCTTCGTCAAGGGGTTCAAGGTATTTCCGACTTAATCGCTACCCCAGGTTTAATAAACCTTGACTTTGCAGATGTAAAGACGATTATGTCAAATAGAGGATCTGCTTTAATGGGAATTGGTGTAGCCACTGGAGAAAATCGTGCTGCAGAAGCTGCTAAGAAAGCTATTTCCAGCCCACTATTAGAGAAATCAATTGACGGTGCTCAGGGTGTTCTTATGAACATTACTGGTGGAATGAATTTAAGTTTATATGAGGTACAAGAGGCAGCTGATATTGTAGCTACTGCTTCTGATCAAGATGTAAACATGATTTTTGGTTCTGTTATTAATGAAAACCTAAAGGATGAAATAATTGTTACAGTTATTGCAACTGGTTTTACAGAACAAGAAATTAGTCCTTTAAAACAACCGAATACTCGTCAATTTAATAACGGTAATACGTTAACAAAAGTTCCACCAAAACGTGAGAGTCATCGAGAGGAACCGGTACAAGAAGCACCAACTCGTACTAATACACAACAACCAGAAGAAACGCTTGATATTCCGACCTTCTTACGTAACCGTAATAAACGTAGATAA